A window of Elgaria multicarinata webbii isolate HBS135686 ecotype San Diego chromosome 2, rElgMul1.1.pri, whole genome shotgun sequence contains these coding sequences:
- the LOC134393317 gene encoding glycine N-acyltransferase-like protein 3: MLILTCPSKLRLLEGLLRKNLPRALAVHGAVMNINRGNPVGHEVIVDSWPEFKAVLTRPRREVASDDSDQYSNVYAAFFHGRDAYRTLLLDTDAVNWAQTLRIHGHQDGIHEVSQDAAIVKNVQLSATPYFTYLAPIPERPPEYQLDPGFTFSSLNNSHVDLLNETWAYGGNEQSRRYLATMLRSFPSACILDDRGQPISWAMMDPLGAMGNGYTLPSHRGKGYSTVLSQVLAMQVHAAGYPLYGNVALANVYMQKLAEKQGQTKLSELCYICIHSAA, translated from the exons ATGTTGATCCTAACCTGTCCTTCCAAGTTGCGGCTATTGGAGGGGCTGCTAAGGAAGAACCTCCCTCGGGCACTTGCG GTCCATGGCGCAGTAATGAACATAAACCGTGGGAACCCAGTGGGCCATGAGGTGATTGTGGATTCATGGCCAGAGTTCAAAGCTGTCCTCACCCGGCCACGCAGAGAG GTTGCCTCAGATGATTCAGATCAGTACTCCAATGTTTATGCAGCATTTTTCCATGGTCGTGATGCCTACCGGACACTATTGCTGGACACGGATGCTGTTAACTGGGCCCAAACCTTGCGTATCCATG ggcaccaggatgggataCATGAGGTATCCCAAGATGCCGCCATTGTCAAGAATGTACAATTGTCAGCAACTCCCTATTTCACCTACCTGGCTCCCATCCCAGAAAGGCCACCTGAGTATCA GCTAGATCCCGGCTTCACATTTTCCTCCTTGAATAACTCCCATGTTGATCTGCTGAATGAAACCTGGGCCTACGGGGGCAATGAACAAAGCCGCAGGTACCTTGCCACCATGTTGCGGAGCTTCCCCAGTGCCTGCATCCTGGACGACAGAGGTCAGCCTATCAGCTGGGCCATGATGGATCCTCTTGGTGCAATGGGAAATGGCTACACCCTTCCATCACACCGTGGAAAGGGCTATTCAACTGTGCTGAGCCAGGTACTGGCCATGCAAGTCCATGCAGCTGGCTATCCTCTGTATGGCAATGTTGCTCTAGCCAATGTCTATATGCAGAAACTGGCAGAAAAACAAGGCCAAACCAAATTATCTGAGTTGTGTTATATATGCATCCATTCTGCAGCTTAa
- the LOC134393316 gene encoding glycine N-acyltransferase-like protein 3, translating into MLILTCPSKLRLLEGLLRKNLPQALAVHGAVMNINRGNPVGHEVIVDSWPEFKAVLTRPRREVASDDSDMYSNVYAAFFHDRDVYRTLLLDTDAVNWAQTLRIHGHQDGIHEVSQDAAVVKKVQLSATPHFTYLDPIPERPPEYQLDPGFTFSSLNNSHVDLLNETWAYGGNEQSHRYLATMLRSFPSACILDDRGQPISWGMMDPLGAVGNGYTLPSHRGKGYSTVLSQVLAMQVHAAGYPLYGNVALANVYMQKLAEKQGKTKLSELCYICIHSAT; encoded by the exons ATGTTGATCCTAACCTGTCCTTCCAAGTTGCGGCTATTGGAGGGGCTGCTGAGGAAGAACCTCCCTCAGGCACTTGCG GTCCATGGCGCAGTAATGAACATAAACCGTGGGAACCCAGTGGGCCATGAGGTGATTGTGGATTCATGGCCAGAGTTCAAAGCTGTCCTCACCCGGCCACGCAGAGAG GTTGCCTCAGATGACTCAGATATGTACTCCAACGTTTATGCAGCATTTTTCCATGATCGTGATGTCTACCGGACACTATTGCTGGACACGGATGCCGTTAACTGGGCCCAAACTTTGCGTATTCATG GGCACCAAGATGGGATACATGAAGTATCCCAAGATGCCGCCGTTGTCAAGAAAGTACAGTTGTCAGCAACTCCCCACTTCACCTACCTGGATCCCATCCCAGAAAGGCCACCTGAGTATCA GCTAGATCCCGGCTTCACATTTTCCTCCTTGAATAACTCCCATGTCGATCTGCTGAATGAAACCTGGGCCTACGGGGGCAATGAACAAAGCCACAGGTACCTTGCCACCATGTTGCGGAGCTTCCCCAGTGCCTGCATCCTGGACGACAGAGGTCAGCCTATCAGCTGGGGCATGATGGATCCTCTTGGTGCAGTGGGAAATGGCTACACCCTTCCATCACACCGTGGGAAGGGCTATTCAACCGTGCTGAGCCAGGTACTGGCCATGCAAGTCCATGCAGCTGGCTATCCTCTGTATGGCAATGTTGCTCTAGCCAATGTCTATATGCAGAAACTGGCAGAAAAACAAGGCAAAACCAAATTATCTGAGTTGTGTTATATCTGTATCCATTCTGCAACTTAa